The nucleotide window GTCGGCTGCTTCGTCGAGCTGCACGTCGAGCAAGGACGGGATCTCGTCGACCGGGACCGCAGCGTCGGCGTCGCCTCGGCGATCCTTCCCCACGGGCGATGGCGGCTCGACCTGGTCGGCGAGGCAAACCATGCCGGCACGACCCGGCTCGCAGACCGCAAGGACCCGATGCTCGCGCTCGCCGCAGTCGTCGCGACTGCCCGGCGGGAGGCCGAGCAGCGCGGTTGTCTCGCGACGGTCGGCAAGGTCGTGGTCGACCCGAACGGTGTCAATGCGATCCCCTCCCGTGTGACGGCGTGGCTGGATGCGAGGGGCGAGGACGTCGACCAGGTGCGCGCGCTGGTCGAGCACGTCGGGCGGGCCGCAGGTGTGCGCGCCACCGAGGAGTCGTTCACCTCCGCGACCCGCTTCGATCCCTCGCTTGCCGAGCGGCTCGCGCAGCATCTGCAGGATGCGCCCATCCTCGCTACCGGGGCCGGACACGACGCCGGCATCCTCGCTGCGGCCGGCATCCCGTCCGCGATGCTGTTCGTGCGCAACCCCAGCGGGGTCTCGCACTCACCGAGCGAGCATGCCGAACGCACCGACTGCCTGGCAGGCATCGACGCACTGGCGGCCGTAGTGGAGGATCTGGCCCGATGAAGTGGTTCGCGCAGTGCGCCTGGCTGCCAACCGGCGTCGCCCGCGACGTGCTGATCGAAGCCGATCAGGGCCGCCTC belongs to Mycobacteriales bacterium and includes:
- a CDS encoding allantoate amidohydrolase; translation: MGFDELWSALDPVGRDPRTGGYRRYAWTDQDQELREWFAAECGARGLDLTVDRAGNQWAWWGDPDQAARAGRPGVVTGSHLDSVPDGGAYDGPLGVVSGLLAIDTLRAKRFEPTRPIGVACFSDEEGARFGVACVGSRLVTGALEPDRARALADDDGTSLADAMARAGQRPDAVGRDDEALARVGCFVELHVEQGRDLVDRDRSVGVASAILPHGRWRLDLVGEANHAGTTRLADRKDPMLALAAVVATARREAEQRGCLATVGKVVVDPNGVNAIPSRVTAWLDARGEDVDQVRALVEHVGRAAGVRATEESFTSATRFDPSLAERLAQHLQDAPILATGAGHDAGILAAAGIPSAMLFVRNPSGVSHSPSEHAERTDCLAGIDALAAVVEDLAR